One stretch of Vicinamibacteria bacterium DNA includes these proteins:
- a CDS encoding DUF507 family protein: MRLTKNQIEFISYRITKELLEKGYIEVDQPSNMVQRLIGLMTEELLVEDRLNDEVREILTEHSEEMRRTNVEYREMFKMIKKKLARERKIIL; encoded by the coding sequence ATGAGGCTAACGAAGAACCAAATCGAGTTCATTTCGTACCGTATCACGAAGGAGCTGCTGGAAAAGGGCTATATCGAGGTCGACCAACCCTCCAACATGGTGCAGAGGCTGATCGGCCTGATGACCGAAGAGCTCCTCGTGGAGGACCGCCTCAACGACGAAGTTCGAGAGATCCTGACGGAGCACTCCGAGGAGATGCGCCGAACCAACGTCGAGTATCGAGAGATGTTCAAGATGATCAAGAAGAAACTCGCACGAGAAAGGAAAATCATCCTCTGA